In Gadus morhua chromosome 2, gadMor3.0, whole genome shotgun sequence, a single window of DNA contains:
- the LOC115558499 gene encoding MAPK regulated corepressor interacting protein 2 has protein sequence MYTITKGPSKLATQRRTGPTQQLDNQITEFKHKQTSWNLPALPAPKIVFNRPNGKKYHQPAQSLQVNSQSEDSCFTPAHEENVQFAHHAWREVAQQLEEGPSPGPRWAQGAVLYQESGETGPHMDNFVPIDLDEWWAQRFLANIDKLS, from the exons ATGTACACAATTACCAAAGGTCCGAGCAAACTTGCTACCCAGCGGAGAACTG GTCCCACGCAGCAGCTCGACAACCAGATCACCGAATTCAAGCACAAGCAGACGTCGTGGAATCTGCCGGC GCTTCCTGCCCCCAAGATAGTCTTCAACCGACCGAACGGGAAAAAGTACCATCAGCCTGCCCAGTCGTTGCAGgtgaacagccaatcagaggacagcTGCTTCACACCGGCGCACGAGGAGAACGTCCAGTTCGCGCACCACG CCTGGCGGGAGGTGGCTCAGCAGCTGGAGGAAGGGCCCAGCCCGGGGCCTCGCTGGGCCCAGGGAGCCGTCCTCTACCAGGAGAGCGGCGAGACCGGCCCCCACATGGACA ACTTCGTGCCCATCGACCTGGATGAGTGGTGGGCTCAACGCTTCCTGGCCAACATCGACAAGCTctcctga